From Leifsonia sp. fls2-241-R2A-40a, one genomic window encodes:
- the pdhA gene encoding pyruvate dehydrogenase (acetyl-transferring) E1 component subunit alpha — MHADAPLRADDLLPGETPLRLIDQDGTDDPAGSAAIDPARRPDADTLRDGYRRLVLARRLNDQADALVRQGRLAVYPSSHGQEACEIAAAMVLGEQDWMFPTYRDTVAVIARGVDPFEAFVLLRGDWHSGYDPTEYHVAPQATPLATQLLHAVGFAHAARMRGEDTVVLAMCGDGATSEGDFHEALNFAAVFHLPVVFLVQNNGFAISVPLSRQTAAPSIAHKGVGYGMRGRLVDGNDLAALLAVLGEAVDEAREGGGPTLVEAVTYRIKSHTNADDATRYRTQDEVEPWLARDPLLRLRTWLTAQGALTDGDDAEAHAHAERVAADLRTAINADAEPHPEDLFAHVYATPTPQLREQAEQLAAERAAARTSTETSTEEAAR; from the coding sequence ATGCACGCCGACGCACCGCTGCGCGCGGACGACCTGCTGCCGGGCGAGACCCCGCTGCGGCTCATCGACCAGGACGGCACGGACGATCCCGCCGGATCCGCCGCGATCGACCCCGCCCGCCGCCCGGACGCGGACACCCTCCGCGACGGCTACCGTCGGCTGGTGCTCGCCCGCCGCCTCAACGACCAGGCCGACGCGCTCGTGCGTCAGGGCCGGCTCGCGGTGTACCCGTCGTCGCACGGCCAGGAGGCGTGCGAGATCGCCGCGGCCATGGTGCTGGGCGAGCAGGACTGGATGTTCCCCACCTACCGCGACACCGTGGCCGTGATCGCCCGCGGCGTCGACCCGTTCGAGGCGTTCGTGCTGCTGCGCGGCGACTGGCACTCCGGCTACGACCCGACCGAGTACCACGTGGCGCCGCAGGCGACCCCGCTCGCCACCCAGCTGCTGCACGCGGTCGGCTTCGCGCACGCGGCACGGATGCGGGGAGAGGACACCGTCGTGCTCGCGATGTGCGGCGACGGCGCCACCAGCGAGGGCGACTTCCACGAGGCGCTCAACTTCGCGGCGGTCTTCCACCTCCCGGTCGTCTTCTTGGTGCAGAACAACGGTTTCGCGATCTCCGTTCCGCTCAGCCGGCAGACGGCCGCGCCGAGCATCGCGCACAAAGGCGTCGGGTACGGGATGCGCGGCCGGCTGGTCGACGGCAACGACCTCGCCGCCCTGCTCGCCGTGCTCGGAGAGGCCGTCGACGAAGCGCGCGAGGGCGGCGGTCCGACCCTCGTCGAAGCGGTCACCTACCGGATCAAGTCGCACACGAACGCCGACGACGCGACCCGCTACCGCACCCAGGACGAGGTGGAGCCGTGGCTCGCCCGCGACCCGCTGCTGCGGCTGCGCACTTGGCTGACCGCGCAGGGAGCGCTGACCGACGGTGACGACGCGGAGGCCCACGCCCACGCCGAGCGGGTGGCCGCCGACCTCCGCACGGCGATCAACGCCGATGCGGAGCCGCATCCCGAGGACCTGTTCGCCCACGTCTACGCCACACCCACGCCGCAGCTGCGCGAGCAGGCGGAGCAGCTCGCCGCCGAACGTGCCGCGGCGCGCACGAGCACAGAGACCAGCACAGAGGAGGCCGCACGATGA
- a CDS encoding alpha-ketoacid dehydrogenase subunit beta, with product MTLMHDAPADRDADSAAARTAAPAASTAPVTMTMAQALNRALADALAADPSVLVFGEDVGTLGGVFRITDGLTARFGEDRCFDTPLAEAGIVGTAVGMAMNGMRPVVEMQFDAFAYPAFEQIVDHVAKMGNRTRGRMRLPMVVRIPYAGGIGGVEHHSDSSEAYYVHTPGLTVVSPTTPQDAYGLLRAAIAHPDPVVFLEPKKLYWTSGDVDTSAPLPEIGRARVAREGTDATLIAYGPSVPVALAAAEAAAEEGRSIGVIDLRSLVPFDDETVCAAVRRTGRAVVIAEAPGFASMAAEIAARVSERCFHHLLAPVRRVTGFDTPFAPPKLERFYLPDVDRVLDAVDALQWEDA from the coding sequence ATGACCCTCATGCACGACGCACCCGCCGACCGGGACGCCGACTCCGCCGCTGCGCGCACCGCCGCGCCCGCCGCATCCACCGCCCCCGTCACCATGACGATGGCGCAGGCGCTCAACCGAGCCCTAGCCGATGCGCTCGCCGCCGACCCGTCCGTGCTGGTCTTCGGCGAGGATGTCGGAACCCTCGGCGGCGTCTTCCGCATCACCGACGGACTGACCGCGCGCTTCGGCGAGGACCGCTGCTTCGACACCCCGCTCGCCGAGGCCGGCATCGTCGGCACCGCGGTCGGCATGGCCATGAACGGGATGCGCCCGGTCGTCGAGATGCAGTTCGACGCGTTCGCGTACCCCGCCTTCGAGCAGATCGTGGATCACGTCGCCAAGATGGGCAACCGCACCCGCGGCCGGATGCGCCTGCCGATGGTCGTGCGCATCCCCTACGCGGGCGGGATCGGCGGGGTGGAGCACCACTCCGACTCGTCGGAGGCGTACTACGTGCACACTCCCGGCCTCACGGTGGTCTCGCCGACGACGCCGCAGGACGCGTACGGCCTGCTGCGCGCCGCGATCGCGCATCCCGACCCGGTCGTCTTCCTCGAACCCAAGAAGCTGTACTGGACGAGCGGCGACGTGGACACCTCCGCCCCACTGCCCGAGATCGGTCGCGCGCGCGTCGCGCGGGAGGGCACCGACGCCACGCTGATCGCGTACGGACCCTCGGTACCCGTCGCGCTCGCCGCGGCGGAGGCCGCGGCCGAGGAGGGACGCAGCATCGGCGTGATCGACCTGCGCTCGCTGGTGCCGTTCGACGACGAGACCGTCTGCGCCGCCGTCCGCCGGACCGGCCGCGCGGTCGTCATCGCGGAGGCTCCCGGCTTCGCCAGCATGGCCGCGGAGATCGCGGCCCGCGTCTCGGAGCGCTGCTTCCACCACCTCCTCGCGCCGGTGCGCCGGGTGACCGGCTTCGACACCCCGTTCGCGCCGCCGAAGCTCGAGCGGTTCTACCTGCCCGATGTCGACCGGGTGCTGGATGCGGTGGATGCGCTGCAGTGGGAGGACGCATGA
- a CDS encoding dihydrolipoamide acetyltransferase family protein, with translation MTARVFTLPDLGEGLTDAELVHWLVAVGDTVTTDQPIAEVETAKSVVEVPSPYAGRVAALHGEEGDAILVGAPLIEVEEEAAEAVEAAVAAEAPNAASSGSGQVLVGYGTTTHAGRRARVSRASTLTAERPPAASPAAAPAAPAVASSRVVPVVSPVVRTLARSHGIDLATLRPSRPDGVVTRKDVEAAFATAPTSHVAASPSAPAEAPPSGTDQRTGLAVRDSVPFSRLRRTVAETMTRSRSEIPEATVWVDVDATDLWDGRRRLAGSGRAPSFLAFVARFALAALARHPELAGRVAPDGTGLVTFDGVNLGFAADTDRGLLVPVVRRADRLSVRELDAELDRLARAAREGTLPPADLAGSTFTINNYGSLGVDGSAAIINHPEVAILGLGRAIERPWVVDGAIVPRRILQLSLVFDHRVTDGGVAAGFLREIADAIESPLGYLADLPGGAETRA, from the coding sequence ATGACCGCGCGGGTCTTCACCCTGCCGGACCTCGGCGAGGGTCTCACCGACGCGGAGCTGGTCCACTGGCTGGTCGCCGTCGGCGACACGGTCACGACCGACCAGCCGATCGCCGAGGTCGAGACCGCGAAGTCGGTGGTCGAGGTGCCGTCCCCGTACGCCGGCCGCGTGGCCGCGCTGCACGGCGAGGAGGGCGACGCCATCCTCGTCGGGGCGCCGCTGATCGAGGTCGAGGAGGAAGCTGCGGAGGCGGTGGAGGCGGCGGTCGCCGCCGAAGCGCCGAACGCTGCGTCGAGTGGGTCCGGTCAGGTGCTGGTCGGCTACGGCACGACGACGCACGCCGGCCGCCGCGCCCGCGTGTCCCGCGCATCGACCCTCACGGCTGAGCGCCCGCCTGCGGCGTCGCCTGCGGCCGCGCCCGCTGCGCCGGCCGTGGCGTCCTCCCGGGTGGTGCCGGTCGTCTCACCCGTAGTCCGCACTCTCGCCCGCAGCCACGGCATCGATCTCGCGACGCTGCGGCCCAGCCGCCCGGACGGCGTGGTCACGCGCAAAGATGTCGAGGCCGCCTTCGCGACCGCACCGACCTCGCACGTCGCCGCATCTCCGTCCGCTCCCGCGGAAGCTCCGCCCTCCGGCACCGACCAGCGCACCGGCCTCGCCGTCCGCGACAGCGTCCCGTTCTCGCGCCTGCGCCGCACGGTGGCCGAGACGATGACGCGCAGCCGCTCCGAGATCCCCGAGGCGACCGTGTGGGTGGATGTGGACGCCACCGACCTCTGGGACGGCCGCCGCCGCCTCGCCGGCTCCGGCCGCGCCCCGTCGTTCCTCGCGTTCGTCGCCCGGTTCGCGCTCGCGGCGCTCGCGCGGCATCCCGAACTCGCGGGACGCGTCGCGCCCGACGGCACCGGGCTCGTCACCTTCGACGGCGTCAACCTCGGCTTCGCCGCCGACACCGACCGCGGGCTGCTCGTCCCGGTGGTCCGCCGAGCCGATCGGCTGTCCGTCCGCGAGCTCGACGCCGAACTCGACCGCCTGGCCCGCGCCGCGCGGGAGGGGACGCTCCCGCCCGCCGACCTCGCCGGCTCCACCTTCACGATCAACAACTACGGCAGCCTCGGCGTCGACGGCAGCGCGGCGATCATCAACCACCCCGAGGTCGCCATCCTCGGCCTCGGCCGAGCCATCGAACGGCCGTGGGTCGTGGACGGCGCGATCGTGCCCCGCCGCATCCTGCAGCTGTCGCTGGTGTTCGACCACCGGGTGACGGACGGGGGAGTGGCCGCCGGGTTCCTGCGCGAGATCGCGGACGCGATCGAGTCGCCGCTCGGGTACCTCGCCGACCTCCCTGGCGGCGCGGAGACCCGAGCGTAG
- a CDS encoding DMT family transporter: MTPRSFPLWLALVIALFCGALVALQSRINGELGSRLGDGFTAAAISFGSGLIILTVALAIAPAGRRGLARIREALRSRALRWWYVLGGAAGSFLVLSQGLTAAALGVALFTVAVVAGQTISGLVLDRVGIGPGGRRPLTAARLVGALLALVAVTWAVSAQFGGSAPVWLMLLPFIAGLGTGWQQAVNGQVRSVAESALTATFINFAVGSTVLVVLMLGRWAVAGLPNALPSEPWLYIGGSLGCVFIGVTALLVRITGVLLLGLATVAGQLAAALLLDLLLPTAGHTLAFSTIGGTLLAIVAVGIASIRWGRRRVPA, from the coding sequence GTGACACCTCGTTCGTTCCCGCTCTGGCTCGCCCTCGTCATCGCCCTGTTCTGCGGCGCGCTGGTGGCGCTGCAATCCCGGATCAACGGCGAGCTCGGCAGCCGGCTGGGCGACGGGTTCACCGCGGCCGCGATCTCCTTCGGATCCGGTCTGATCATCCTGACGGTGGCGCTCGCGATCGCCCCCGCGGGCCGTCGCGGCCTCGCGCGCATCCGTGAGGCGCTCCGCAGTCGCGCTCTGCGCTGGTGGTACGTCCTTGGCGGAGCGGCCGGCTCGTTCCTGGTGCTCTCGCAGGGGCTGACCGCCGCCGCGCTCGGCGTCGCGCTGTTCACCGTGGCCGTCGTCGCGGGCCAGACGATCAGCGGGCTCGTCCTCGACCGCGTAGGCATCGGGCCGGGCGGTCGCCGCCCCCTCACAGCGGCCCGGCTGGTCGGTGCGCTGCTCGCCCTCGTCGCGGTGACCTGGGCGGTGTCGGCGCAGTTCGGCGGCAGCGCCCCGGTCTGGCTCATGCTGCTGCCGTTCATCGCCGGACTCGGCACGGGCTGGCAGCAGGCCGTCAACGGGCAGGTGCGCTCCGTCGCCGAGAGCGCCCTCACGGCGACGTTCATCAACTTCGCCGTCGGAAGCACCGTGCTGGTGGTCCTGATGCTCGGACGCTGGGCGGTCGCCGGACTCCCGAACGCACTGCCGAGCGAGCCGTGGCTCTACATCGGCGGGTCGCTGGGCTGCGTCTTCATCGGCGTCACCGCGCTCCTCGTGCGCATCACCGGGGTGCTGCTGCTAGGCCTCGCCACGGTCGCCGGGCAGCTCGCGGCTGCGCTGCTGCTCGACCTGCTGCTCCCGACCGCGGGACACACTCTCGCGTTCTCCACCATCGGAGGGACGCTGCTCGCGATCGTCGCCGTCGGCATCGCCAGCATTCGCTGGGGCCGGCGACGCGTCCCGGCCTGA
- a CDS encoding nitroreductase family protein, with the protein MADGAGSAAAIGDLPGRVAARRSYSRVTPAAPTHEELLPLVAAAGRVADHSALHPWRIIELRGDARVRLGHAFVKDARLSGPDAEKLASKPLRSSLLLAIVSVRTKSEKVPGWEQDAVASGVAHILSLLLHDAGWGVIWRTGHHTRSKAVHTMHGLAKNERLLGWLYVGGIPADSKEGHRKVIDPERFLTTLD; encoded by the coding sequence ATGGCCGACGGCGCGGGCAGCGCGGCCGCGATCGGGGATCTGCCCGGCCGGGTGGCGGCCCGGCGGTCGTACTCGCGGGTGACCCCGGCGGCGCCGACGCACGAGGAGCTGCTGCCGCTGGTCGCGGCGGCCGGCCGCGTCGCCGACCACAGCGCACTGCATCCCTGGCGGATCATCGAGCTCCGCGGCGATGCCCGCGTCCGGCTCGGGCACGCTTTCGTGAAGGATGCGAGGCTGAGCGGCCCGGACGCCGAGAAGCTGGCGTCGAAGCCGCTGCGCTCCTCTCTCCTGCTGGCCATCGTGTCGGTCCGCACGAAGAGCGAGAAAGTGCCCGGCTGGGAGCAGGACGCGGTCGCGTCGGGTGTGGCGCACATCCTGAGCCTGCTGCTGCACGACGCGGGCTGGGGTGTGATCTGGCGCACGGGCCACCACACGCGGTCGAAGGCGGTGCACACGATGCACGGCCTGGCGAAGAACGAGCGGCTGCTGGGCTGGCTGTACGTCGGCGGCATCCCCGCGGACAGCAAGGAAGGTCACCGGAAGGTGATCGACCCCGAGCGGTTCCTCACGACGCTCGACTGA
- the msrB gene encoding peptide-methionine (R)-S-oxide reductase MsrB produces the protein MAQNDTTQDGYTVAKSDAEWRQELSPEQYAVLREAGTERPWTGELLDESRAGLYTCAACGAELFQAGTKFDSGCGWPSFYESIRPEAVNLIEDNSLGMVRTEVRCASCGSHLGHVFPDGFGTPTGDRYCMNSISLNFTPEA, from the coding sequence ATGGCACAGAACGACACCACCCAGGACGGCTACACGGTCGCGAAGAGCGACGCCGAGTGGCGCCAGGAGCTCAGCCCCGAGCAGTACGCGGTGCTGCGGGAGGCAGGCACCGAGCGGCCGTGGACCGGCGAGCTGCTCGACGAGAGCCGCGCCGGCCTCTACACCTGTGCGGCGTGCGGTGCCGAGCTGTTCCAGGCCGGGACGAAGTTCGACTCGGGATGCGGCTGGCCGAGTTTCTACGAGTCGATCCGCCCCGAAGCGGTGAACCTGATTGAGGACAACAGCCTCGGGATGGTGCGCACCGAGGTCCGCTGCGCGAGCTGCGGATCGCACCTGGGCCACGTCTTCCCCGACGGCTTCGGCACCCCGACCGGCGACCGCTACTGCATGAACTCGATCTCGCTGAACTTCACGCCGGAGGCCTGA
- a CDS encoding DUF3263 domain-containing protein, with protein sequence MTRSADGRPSAARESSDTDQLSDRDAAILAFERQWWRHAGAKEQAIREEFGLSAARYYQLLGALIDRPAALRHDPMLVKRLLRLREARLAARHARTLPSGD encoded by the coding sequence GTGACCCGGTCAGCCGACGGACGGCCTTCCGCCGCCCGCGAGTCCTCCGACACGGACCAGCTGAGCGATCGGGATGCCGCGATCCTCGCGTTCGAACGCCAGTGGTGGCGGCACGCCGGAGCCAAGGAGCAGGCCATCCGCGAGGAGTTCGGTCTCTCGGCGGCTCGGTACTATCAGTTGCTCGGCGCGCTGATCGACCGACCGGCCGCGCTCCGCCACGACCCCATGCTCGTCAAGAGGCTGCTGCGGCTGCGCGAGGCGAGGCTGGCCGCACGACACGCACGGACCCTCCCGTCCGGCGACTGA
- a CDS encoding LytR C-terminal domain-containing protein, with amino-acid sequence MAEKFPRDRFDEIPDDLQRIGAHRAPRPRGRAWIAVGWAALATIVLVGAGIFGLSVVNGNISFHGPSATPSTTAGTPTPTATPTPTIVPTVNPALKVNVLNGTATEGLAKTVGDKLTAAGWTVAALANADKTDLAETIVYYGNPANQAAALGVAQSLPGATIQQSNAFDDTGADITVVVGANYQG; translated from the coding sequence ATGGCAGAGAAGTTCCCCCGCGACCGGTTCGACGAGATCCCCGACGACCTCCAGCGCATCGGCGCGCACAGGGCGCCCCGCCCGCGGGGCCGCGCCTGGATCGCTGTGGGCTGGGCCGCGCTGGCCACGATCGTCCTCGTGGGCGCCGGTATCTTCGGACTCTCTGTCGTGAACGGCAACATCTCGTTCCACGGTCCGTCGGCCACTCCGAGCACGACGGCGGGGACGCCGACACCGACCGCCACACCGACGCCGACGATCGTTCCGACCGTGAACCCGGCGCTCAAGGTGAATGTGCTGAACGGCACTGCGACGGAAGGACTGGCGAAGACGGTCGGCGACAAGCTGACCGCGGCCGGATGGACCGTGGCCGCCCTGGCGAACGCCGACAAGACCGACCTCGCCGAGACGATCGTGTACTACGGGAACCCCGCCAACCAGGCCGCTGCGCTGGGCGTCGCGCAGTCGCTTCCGGGCGCGACCATCCAGCAGAGCAACGCGTTCGATGACACCGGCGCCGACATCACCGTCGTGGTCGGCGCGAACTACCAGGGCTGA
- a CDS encoding cold-shock protein, with protein MANGTVKWFNAEKGYGFITVEGGGQDVFVHYSAIDMAGYKVLEEGQQVVFEVGSGQKGPQAESVRLA; from the coding sequence ATGGCGAACGGGACCGTGAAGTGGTTCAACGCTGAGAAGGGCTACGGCTTCATCACCGTCGAAGGTGGGGGACAGGACGTTTTCGTTCATTACTCCGCGATTGATATGGCGGGATACAAGGTTCTCGAAGAGGGCCAGCAGGTCGTGTTCGAGGTCGGCTCCGGGCAAAAGGGCCCGCAGGCCGAGTCGGTGCGGCTGGCCTGA
- the groL gene encoding chaperonin GroEL (60 kDa chaperone family; promotes refolding of misfolded polypeptides especially under stressful conditions; forms two stacked rings of heptamers to form a barrel-shaped 14mer; ends can be capped by GroES; misfolded proteins enter the barrel where they are refolded when GroES binds) encodes MAKIIAFNEDARRGLERGLNTLADTVKVTLGPRGRNVVLEKKWGAPTITNDGVSIAKEIELDDPYEKIGAELVKEVAKKTDDVAGDGTTTATVLAQALVKEGLRNVAAGADPITLKRGIEKAVAAVTEELVASAKEVETKEEIAATASISAGDTTIGEIIAEAIDKVGKEGVVTVEESNTFGTELELTEGMRFDKGFLSQYFVTDQDRQEAVFEDPYILIANQKISNIKDLLPVVDKVIQAGKQLLIIAEDVDGEALATLIVNKIRGIFKSVAVKAPGFGDRRKAMLQDIAILTGGQVISEEVGLKLENVTLDLLGQARKVVITKDETTIVEGSGDPETIAGRVQQIRNEIENTDSDYDREKLQERLAKLAGGVAVIKAGAATEVELKERKHRIEDAVRNAKAAVEEGIVAGGGVALIQAGKTAFEKLQLTGDEATGANIVKVAIEAPLKQIAINAGLEAGVVVEKVRNLPVGHGLNAATGEYVDMLASGINDPVKVTRSALQNAASIAGLFLTTEAVVADKPEKNPAPVGDPGAGMDF; translated from the coding sequence ATGGCAAAGATCATTGCTTTCAACGAGGACGCGCGCCGCGGCCTCGAGCGCGGCCTCAACACCCTGGCCGACACGGTCAAGGTGACGCTGGGCCCGCGCGGTCGCAACGTCGTCCTCGAGAAGAAGTGGGGCGCCCCGACCATCACCAACGACGGCGTCTCCATCGCGAAGGAGATCGAGCTCGACGACCCGTACGAGAAGATCGGTGCGGAGCTCGTCAAGGAGGTCGCGAAGAAGACCGACGACGTCGCAGGTGACGGAACGACCACCGCGACCGTCCTCGCCCAGGCCCTCGTCAAGGAAGGCCTGCGCAACGTCGCAGCCGGCGCCGACCCCATCACCCTGAAGCGCGGCATCGAGAAGGCCGTCGCGGCCGTCACCGAGGAGCTCGTCGCCTCCGCCAAGGAGGTCGAGACCAAGGAGGAGATCGCGGCCACCGCGTCCATCTCCGCCGGCGACACCACCATCGGCGAGATCATCGCCGAGGCGATCGACAAGGTCGGCAAGGAGGGCGTCGTCACCGTCGAGGAGTCGAACACCTTCGGCACCGAGCTCGAGCTGACCGAGGGCATGCGCTTCGACAAGGGCTTCCTGTCGCAGTACTTCGTCACCGACCAGGACCGCCAGGAGGCGGTGTTCGAGGACCCGTACATCCTCATCGCCAACCAGAAGATCTCCAACATCAAGGACCTCCTGCCGGTCGTCGACAAGGTGATCCAGGCGGGCAAGCAGCTCCTCATCATCGCGGAGGACGTCGACGGCGAGGCCCTGGCCACGCTGATCGTCAACAAAATCCGCGGCATCTTCAAGTCCGTCGCCGTCAAGGCTCCGGGCTTCGGCGACCGCCGCAAGGCCATGCTGCAGGACATCGCCATCCTCACCGGTGGCCAGGTCATCTCCGAGGAGGTCGGCCTCAAGCTCGAGAACGTCACCCTCGACCTGCTCGGTCAGGCCCGCAAGGTCGTCATCACCAAGGACGAGACCACCATCGTCGAGGGCTCCGGTGACCCGGAGACCATCGCCGGTCGCGTGCAGCAGATCCGCAACGAGATCGAGAACACCGACTCGGACTACGACCGCGAGAAGCTCCAGGAGCGCCTCGCCAAGCTCGCCGGTGGCGTCGCCGTCATCAAGGCGGGCGCGGCCACCGAGGTCGAGCTCAAGGAGCGCAAGCACCGCATTGAGGACGCCGTCCGCAACGCGAAGGCCGCCGTCGAGGAGGGCATCGTCGCCGGTGGTGGCGTGGCCCTCATCCAGGCTGGCAAGACCGCGTTCGAGAAGCTCCAGCTCACCGGTGACGAGGCGACCGGCGCCAACATCGTCAAGGTCGCCATCGAGGCTCCGCTGAAGCAGATCGCCATCAACGCAGGCCTCGAGGCCGGCGTCGTGGTCGAGAAGGTCCGCAACCTCCCCGTCGGACACGGCCTCAACGCCGCGACCGGCGAGTACGTGGACATGCTGGCCTCCGGCATCAACGACCCGGTGAAGGTCACCCGCTCGGCGCTGCAGAACGCTGCGTCGATCGCCGGCCTGTTCCTCACCACCGAGGCCGTCGTCGCCGACAAGCCCGAGAAGAACCCGGCGCCCGTGGGCGACCCGGGTGCGGGCATGGACTTCTAA
- a CDS encoding HAMP domain-containing sensor histidine kinase, translated as MHSRLLDRWNAISLRTKITGVTVLMLTLGLLVTGIGTMAMLKPVLLDQLDAQLSAASGASYLNTYLFKSTADEDQIATDASPSDYFAALYDSNGKLVKTNWTNIPHAHRPDIPTSLTLSAAKGMPPGGFTLHSNDGRTTYRALATTQTFAGTGELATAIVATTTSQIDTVLASFLAIFLGFGVIVIIVGAGLTRMLVTTTFAPLREVEQTAAAIADGDFSQRLGGATPNTEVGRLNRSLNTMLNRIDRAFSDRARTIDQMRRFVGDASHELRTPLVSLRGYAELYRMGALQTPEDVAQAMDRIEKEAIRMGILVEDLLELARLDETKPLDVRRVDLVKIAQDAAMDAMAGSPGRVVSVLTPAAVAPDEDDELEPGVDTVPMTIPESASRPSNATGPIAFAGGALARLRRGRGRRGATESLPVTTGEKIVLAHPEPTEPAIVLAEENKLRQVVTNLVGNALRYTPEGSPIEIAVQVDHRTERAVLEVRDHGEGIPPQIREKIFQRFWRADTSRARETGGSGLGLAIVSSIVAAHNGTVDVVDTDGGGATFRVSLPLADSPAAPKPLTA; from the coding sequence ATGCACTCACGCCTGCTCGACCGCTGGAACGCGATCTCCCTGCGCACGAAGATCACGGGCGTGACGGTGCTCATGCTGACCCTCGGGCTCCTCGTCACCGGAATCGGCACGATGGCGATGCTCAAGCCGGTGCTGCTCGACCAGCTGGATGCGCAGCTCTCGGCCGCCTCCGGCGCGTCGTATCTGAACACCTACCTCTTCAAGTCGACCGCCGACGAGGACCAGATCGCCACCGACGCGAGCCCGTCGGACTACTTCGCCGCGCTGTACGACAGCAACGGCAAGCTGGTGAAGACGAACTGGACGAACATCCCGCACGCGCACCGTCCGGACATCCCGACCAGCCTCACGCTCTCGGCAGCCAAGGGCATGCCGCCCGGCGGGTTCACGCTGCACAGCAACGACGGCCGCACCACCTACCGCGCGCTGGCGACGACGCAGACGTTCGCGGGGACGGGCGAGCTCGCCACGGCGATCGTCGCGACCACGACCTCCCAGATCGACACGGTGCTGGCGAGCTTCCTCGCGATCTTCCTCGGCTTCGGCGTCATCGTCATCATCGTCGGCGCGGGCCTGACCCGGATGCTCGTCACCACGACGTTCGCGCCGCTGCGCGAAGTGGAGCAGACGGCCGCCGCGATCGCCGACGGCGACTTCAGCCAGCGCCTCGGCGGCGCCACTCCGAACACGGAGGTCGGGCGGCTGAACCGCTCCCTCAACACGATGCTGAACCGCATCGACCGGGCGTTCAGCGACCGCGCGCGCACCATCGACCAGATGCGCCGCTTCGTCGGGGACGCCTCCCACGAGCTCCGCACCCCGCTGGTGTCGCTGCGCGGCTACGCCGAGCTGTACCGGATGGGCGCCCTCCAGACCCCCGAAGACGTCGCGCAGGCGATGGACCGCATCGAGAAGGAAGCGATCCGCATGGGCATCCTCGTCGAGGACCTGCTCGAGCTCGCCCGCCTGGACGAGACCAAGCCGCTGGACGTGCGCCGCGTCGACCTGGTGAAGATCGCGCAGGATGCCGCCATGGATGCGATGGCCGGCTCCCCCGGCCGCGTGGTGAGCGTGCTCACGCCCGCGGCGGTCGCACCCGACGAGGACGACGAGCTCGAGCCGGGCGTCGACACCGTCCCGATGACGATCCCCGAGTCCGCCTCCCGTCCGTCGAACGCGACGGGCCCGATCGCCTTCGCGGGCGGCGCCCTGGCGCGCCTGCGCCGCGGGCGCGGCCGCCGAGGCGCGACGGAGTCGCTGCCGGTCACGACCGGCGAGAAGATCGTGCTCGCGCATCCCGAGCCGACCGAGCCCGCAATCGTCCTGGCCGAGGAGAACAAGCTGCGCCAGGTGGTGACCAACCTCGTCGGGAACGCTTTGCGCTACACGCCGGAGGGCAGCCCGATCGAGATCGCCGTGCAGGTCGACCACCGCACGGAGCGCGCCGTCCTGGAGGTGCGGGACCACGGTGAGGGCATCCCGCCGCAGATCCGGGAGAAGATCTTCCAGCGCTTCTGGCGCGCCGACACGTCGCGCGCCCGCGAGACCGGCGGCAGCGGCCTGGGCCTCGCGATCGTCTCGTCGATCGTCGCGGCGCACAACGGCACCGTCGACGTCGTCGACACGGACGGCGGGGGCGCGACCTTCCGCGTCTCCCTGCCGCTGGCGGACTCCCCCGCCGCCCCCAAGCCGCTCACCGCGTAG